The following are encoded together in the Pungitius pungitius chromosome 7, fPunPun2.1, whole genome shotgun sequence genome:
- the zfyve9b gene encoding zinc finger FYVE domain-containing protein 9 isoform X1: MLKFFSARDDENESLLGAITEDEGDNPSLRDTKHHWLNRPCVLVLKDGDVSKPGLGCGQIRPESPSKASSDAPVANRFGPCEEKPSQHPAKLTPPSRLEEGSCTVTAISMWGESCFRESPSPLVLSPAEAAWPEEEEEEEEEGEEEEEEEAAKEQKKKPQELPSKEESVVEEKELEESRLEQQEQSCGSEATGPPSAPSRDQSHDRWSKELQGQFNALRCNGGDEASSKARAAGCEGATGARAAPPPDPDNELSPAGILAKDRGAVLGEVAPVWVPDAQAQVCMKCGVKFTFTKRRHHCRACGKVFCALCSNLKFRLTHLDGKEGRVCVSCHSTLDKRTPPRGRRRVWFADDLLPNKQSESAPTTPVRGVSPLVRRALGGPVRSPVGSPQIRRALRPRGTSVNEACGPYGWGTAALVSSSANLIPLEGLPPILTSTGVKGDYTVEEQPSEMLLIQELESGRPKPLVFVLNANLLAMVKLVNYVNRKCWCVTTKGMHAVGQVEVVLLLQCLPEEKSFPKNIFSHIIQLYRDALTGKVVKHLSLTLFDGSFLGSEEHAGFLYLRATLQSLQGLPLPNQPYLFGLLVHRAEVAWAKAFPLRLVLRLGAEYRFYPCPLYSVRLRKPLFGEIGHTIMRLLVDFRNYRYSLPMVPGLTVDLEAQRTCIKIPTTGYNELMKALNKSNEHVLAIGACFNETADSHLICVQGDDGQYQTQAISIHNQPRKVTGSCFFIFSSALKASAGYLAKSSIVEDRLSKHGLMVQITVETMAELRRSLRDMKDYSVTCGRLDQSDSQELVCVQWVEEKCSVNKGVMSPIDGKSMESICSAKMFQKSEYKENGKIIRWTEVFFLQRGGQPKGGASDSAEHDRLTERIARAFCLALCPHLKLLKEDGMAKLGLRVAFESQEVGFVAGSNGLPLPAQYLNALDSVLIPVIHSRGRKRGDEPIVMEFIFYILENIT; encoded by the exons ATGCTAAAGTTCTTCTCCGCGCGGGATGACGAGAATGAAAGCCTCCTGGGAGCAATAACCGAGG ATGAAGGAGACAATCCGTCTCTCCGGGACACCAAGCACCACTGGCTGAACCGGCCCTGCGTGCTGGTGCTCAAAGATGGTGACGTGTCCAAACCGGGTTTGGGCTGCGGCCAAATAAGACCAGAATCCCCGTCTAAGGCCTCGTCTGATGCGCCCGTCGCAAACCGCTTTGGGCCATGTGAGGAGAAACCATCCCAGCATCCTGCCAAACTGACTCCACCCTCCCGGCTGGAGGAAGGCAGCTGCACCGTGACCGCCATCTCCATGTGGGGGGAGAGTTGTTTCAGGGAGTCTCCCAGCCCGCTGGTGCTGAGCCCCGCAGAGGCCGCCTggccggaggaggaagaggaagaggaggaggagggtgaagaagaagaagaggaggaggctgcaaaggagcagaagaagaagccccAGGAGCTCCCCTCGAAGGAGGAGTccgtggtggaggagaaggagctggaggagagccgGCTGGAGCAGCAAGAGCAGTCCTGCGGCTCAGAGGCGACGGGGCCGCCATCGGCTCCCTCGCGCGACCAGTCACATGACCGGTGGTCCAAGGAGCTCCAGGGCCAGTTCAATGCTCTCAGGTGTAACGGAGGAGACGAGGCCAGCAGCAAGGCCCGGGCAGCCGGCTGTGAGGGAGCCACGGGCGCCCGCGCAGCTCCTCCTCCGGACCCCGACAACGAGCTGAGCCCCGCCGGCATCCTGGCCAAGGACCGCGGCGCCGTCCTCGGCGAGGTGGCTCCCGTGTGGGTCCCTGATGCCCAGGCGCAGGTCTGCATGAAGTGCGGGGTCAAGTTCACGTTTACCAAGAGGAGGCATCACTGCCGCGCTTGTGGGAAG GTTTTTTGTGCGCTTTGCTCCAATCTGAAGTTCAGACTCACACATCTGGATGGCAAGGAGGGACGAGTTTGTGTCTCCTGTCATTCAACCCTGGACAAAA GGACACCCCCGAGGGGAAGAAGGAGGGTGTGGTTCGCAGACGACCTCCTCCCCAATAAGCAGTCGGAGTCCGCGCCGACCACGCCCGTCAGAGGGGTCTCGCCGCTGGTGAGACGAGCGCTCGGCGGGCCGGTTAGAAGTCCCGTGGGTTCCCCACAGATCCGGAGAGCCTTGCGGCCACGCGGGACGAGCGTCAAC GAGGCCTGTGGTCCGTACGGCTGGGGCACCGCGGCTTTAGTGAGCAGCTCTGCCAACCTCATCCCCCTGGAAGGCCTTCCTCCGATCCTCACCTCCACAGGAGTCAAAGGAG ATTACACTGTGGAGGAGCAGCCGTCAGAGATGCTGCTCATCCAGGAGCTGGAGAGTGGCAGGCCCAAGCCCCTGGTGTTCGTCCTCAATGCCAACCTGCTCGCAATGGTTAAGCTGGTCAACT ATGTTAACAGGAAGTGCTGGTGCGTGACGACGAAGGGAATGCACGCCGTGGgccaggtggaggtggtgttgttgctgcagtgtTTGCCCGAAGAGAAAAGCTTCCCCAAAAACATCTTCAGCCACATCATCCAGCTGTACAGGGACGCCCTCACAG GAAAGGTGGTGAAGCACCTGTCGCTGACCTTGTTCGACGGCAGCTTCCTGGGCAGCGAGGAGCACGCGGGCTTCCTGTACCTCCGCGCCACCCTGCAGTCCCTTCAAGGTCTGCCTCTGCCAAACCAGCCGTACCTCTTTGGCCTGCTGGTCCACAGAGCAGAGGTGGCCTGGGCCAAAGCCTTTCCCTTGCGCCTCGTGCTGCGATTGGGGGCCGAATACAGAT TTTACCCGTGTCCTCTGTACAGCGTGCGCTTGAGGAAGCCCTTGTTTGGGGAAATCGGCCACACCATAATGCGACTGTTAGTG GACTTTAGGAATTACCGCTACAGCCTACCGATGGTGCCGGGGCTCACCGTGGATCTGGAGGCTCAGAGGACCTGCATAAAGATCCCGACCACCGGGTATAACGAG CTAATGAAGGCGTTGAATAAGTCAAACGAGCACGTGCTGGCCATCGGGGCGTGCTTCAACGAGACGGCAGACTCCCACCTCATCTGCGTGCAAGGAGACGATGGCCAGTACCAGACCCAGGCCATCAGCATCCACAATCAGCCACGCAAAG TTACCGGATCATGCTTCTTTATATTCAGCAGCGCGCTGAAAGCGTCTGCAGGATACCTCGCCAAGTCCAGCATCGTGGAAG ACCGTCTGTCCAAGC ACGGGCTGATGGTGCAGATCACCGTGGAAACCATGGCCGAGCTCCGCCGGTCGCTCCGGGACATGAAAGACTACTCGGTCACCTGCGGGCGGCTCGACCAATCGGACAGCCAGGAGCTCGTGTGTGTCCAGTGGGTGGAGGAGAAATGCTCGGTGAACAAGGG AGTCATGAGCCCCATCGACGGGAAATCCATGGAGTCCATCTGCAGCGCGAAGATGTTTCAGAAGTCAGAATACAAAGAAAACGGAAAGATCATCCGCTGGACAGAA GTGTTTTTCCTGCAGAGGGGGGGTCAGCCCAAAGGAGGGGCGAGTGACTCTGCTGAACACGACCGCCTGACGGAGCGGATCGCTCGGGCCTTCTGCCTGGCGCTGTGTCCTCACCTCAAGCTGCTCAAGGAGGACGGGATGGCCAAGCTGGGGCTGCGTGTCGCCTTTGAATCCCAAGAG GTGGGATTTGTGGCTGGGAGCAACGGGCTTCCCCTCCCGGCTCAGTACCTGAACGCCCTGGACAGCGTGCTGATCCCGGTCATACACAGCAGGGGGCGCAAGAGGGGCGACGAGCCCATCGTGATGGAGTTCATCTTTTACATCCTGGAGAACATCACTTAa
- the zfyve9b gene encoding zinc finger FYVE domain-containing protein 9 isoform X2, with protein sequence MLKFFSARDDENESLLGAITEDEGDNPSLRDTKHHWLNRPCVLVLKDGDVSKPGLGCGQIRPESPSKASSDAPVANRFGPCEEKPSQHPAKLTPPSRLEEGSCTVTAISMWGESCFRESPSPLVLSPAEAAWPEEEEEEEEEGEEEEEEEAAKEQKKKPQELPSKEESVVEEKELEESRLEQQEQSCGSEATGPPSAPSRDQSHDRWSKELQGQFNALRCNGGDEASSKARAAGCEGATGARAAPPPDPDNELSPAGILAKDRGAVLGEVAPVWVPDAQAQVCMKCGVKFTFTKRRHHCRACGKVFCALCSNLKFRLTHLDGKEGRVCVSCHSTLDKRTPPRGRRRVWFADDLLPNKQSESAPTTPVRGVSPLVRRALGGPVRSPVGSPQIRRALRPRGTSVNEACGPYGWGTAALVSSSANLIPLEGLPPILTSTGVKGDYTVEEQPSEMLLIQELESGRPKPLVFVLNANLLAMVKLVNYVNRKCWCVTTKGMHAVGQVEVVLLLQCLPEEKSFPKNIFSHIIQLYRDALTGKVVKHLSLTLFDGSFLGSEEHAGFLYLRATLQSLQGLPLPNQPYLFGLLVHRAEVAWAKAFPLRLVLRLGAEYRFYPCPLYSVRLRKPLFGEIGHTIMRLLVDFRNYRYSLPMVPGLTVDLEAQRTCIKIPTTGYNELMKALNKSNEHVLAIGACFNETADSHLICVQGDDGQYQTQAISIHNQPRKVTGSCFFIFSSALKASAGYLAKSSIVEDGLMVQITVETMAELRRSLRDMKDYSVTCGRLDQSDSQELVCVQWVEEKCSVNKGVMSPIDGKSMESICSAKMFQKSEYKENGKIIRWTEVFFLQRGGQPKGGASDSAEHDRLTERIARAFCLALCPHLKLLKEDGMAKLGLRVAFESQEVGFVAGSNGLPLPAQYLNALDSVLIPVIHSRGRKRGDEPIVMEFIFYILENIT encoded by the exons ATGCTAAAGTTCTTCTCCGCGCGGGATGACGAGAATGAAAGCCTCCTGGGAGCAATAACCGAGG ATGAAGGAGACAATCCGTCTCTCCGGGACACCAAGCACCACTGGCTGAACCGGCCCTGCGTGCTGGTGCTCAAAGATGGTGACGTGTCCAAACCGGGTTTGGGCTGCGGCCAAATAAGACCAGAATCCCCGTCTAAGGCCTCGTCTGATGCGCCCGTCGCAAACCGCTTTGGGCCATGTGAGGAGAAACCATCCCAGCATCCTGCCAAACTGACTCCACCCTCCCGGCTGGAGGAAGGCAGCTGCACCGTGACCGCCATCTCCATGTGGGGGGAGAGTTGTTTCAGGGAGTCTCCCAGCCCGCTGGTGCTGAGCCCCGCAGAGGCCGCCTggccggaggaggaagaggaagaggaggaggagggtgaagaagaagaagaggaggaggctgcaaaggagcagaagaagaagccccAGGAGCTCCCCTCGAAGGAGGAGTccgtggtggaggagaaggagctggaggagagccgGCTGGAGCAGCAAGAGCAGTCCTGCGGCTCAGAGGCGACGGGGCCGCCATCGGCTCCCTCGCGCGACCAGTCACATGACCGGTGGTCCAAGGAGCTCCAGGGCCAGTTCAATGCTCTCAGGTGTAACGGAGGAGACGAGGCCAGCAGCAAGGCCCGGGCAGCCGGCTGTGAGGGAGCCACGGGCGCCCGCGCAGCTCCTCCTCCGGACCCCGACAACGAGCTGAGCCCCGCCGGCATCCTGGCCAAGGACCGCGGCGCCGTCCTCGGCGAGGTGGCTCCCGTGTGGGTCCCTGATGCCCAGGCGCAGGTCTGCATGAAGTGCGGGGTCAAGTTCACGTTTACCAAGAGGAGGCATCACTGCCGCGCTTGTGGGAAG GTTTTTTGTGCGCTTTGCTCCAATCTGAAGTTCAGACTCACACATCTGGATGGCAAGGAGGGACGAGTTTGTGTCTCCTGTCATTCAACCCTGGACAAAA GGACACCCCCGAGGGGAAGAAGGAGGGTGTGGTTCGCAGACGACCTCCTCCCCAATAAGCAGTCGGAGTCCGCGCCGACCACGCCCGTCAGAGGGGTCTCGCCGCTGGTGAGACGAGCGCTCGGCGGGCCGGTTAGAAGTCCCGTGGGTTCCCCACAGATCCGGAGAGCCTTGCGGCCACGCGGGACGAGCGTCAAC GAGGCCTGTGGTCCGTACGGCTGGGGCACCGCGGCTTTAGTGAGCAGCTCTGCCAACCTCATCCCCCTGGAAGGCCTTCCTCCGATCCTCACCTCCACAGGAGTCAAAGGAG ATTACACTGTGGAGGAGCAGCCGTCAGAGATGCTGCTCATCCAGGAGCTGGAGAGTGGCAGGCCCAAGCCCCTGGTGTTCGTCCTCAATGCCAACCTGCTCGCAATGGTTAAGCTGGTCAACT ATGTTAACAGGAAGTGCTGGTGCGTGACGACGAAGGGAATGCACGCCGTGGgccaggtggaggtggtgttgttgctgcagtgtTTGCCCGAAGAGAAAAGCTTCCCCAAAAACATCTTCAGCCACATCATCCAGCTGTACAGGGACGCCCTCACAG GAAAGGTGGTGAAGCACCTGTCGCTGACCTTGTTCGACGGCAGCTTCCTGGGCAGCGAGGAGCACGCGGGCTTCCTGTACCTCCGCGCCACCCTGCAGTCCCTTCAAGGTCTGCCTCTGCCAAACCAGCCGTACCTCTTTGGCCTGCTGGTCCACAGAGCAGAGGTGGCCTGGGCCAAAGCCTTTCCCTTGCGCCTCGTGCTGCGATTGGGGGCCGAATACAGAT TTTACCCGTGTCCTCTGTACAGCGTGCGCTTGAGGAAGCCCTTGTTTGGGGAAATCGGCCACACCATAATGCGACTGTTAGTG GACTTTAGGAATTACCGCTACAGCCTACCGATGGTGCCGGGGCTCACCGTGGATCTGGAGGCTCAGAGGACCTGCATAAAGATCCCGACCACCGGGTATAACGAG CTAATGAAGGCGTTGAATAAGTCAAACGAGCACGTGCTGGCCATCGGGGCGTGCTTCAACGAGACGGCAGACTCCCACCTCATCTGCGTGCAAGGAGACGATGGCCAGTACCAGACCCAGGCCATCAGCATCCACAATCAGCCACGCAAAG TTACCGGATCATGCTTCTTTATATTCAGCAGCGCGCTGAAAGCGTCTGCAGGATACCTCGCCAAGTCCAGCATCGTGGAAG ACGGGCTGATGGTGCAGATCACCGTGGAAACCATGGCCGAGCTCCGCCGGTCGCTCCGGGACATGAAAGACTACTCGGTCACCTGCGGGCGGCTCGACCAATCGGACAGCCAGGAGCTCGTGTGTGTCCAGTGGGTGGAGGAGAAATGCTCGGTGAACAAGGG AGTCATGAGCCCCATCGACGGGAAATCCATGGAGTCCATCTGCAGCGCGAAGATGTTTCAGAAGTCAGAATACAAAGAAAACGGAAAGATCATCCGCTGGACAGAA GTGTTTTTCCTGCAGAGGGGGGGTCAGCCCAAAGGAGGGGCGAGTGACTCTGCTGAACACGACCGCCTGACGGAGCGGATCGCTCGGGCCTTCTGCCTGGCGCTGTGTCCTCACCTCAAGCTGCTCAAGGAGGACGGGATGGCCAAGCTGGGGCTGCGTGTCGCCTTTGAATCCCAAGAG GTGGGATTTGTGGCTGGGAGCAACGGGCTTCCCCTCCCGGCTCAGTACCTGAACGCCCTGGACAGCGTGCTGATCCCGGTCATACACAGCAGGGGGCGCAAGAGGGGCGACGAGCCCATCGTGATGGAGTTCATCTTTTACATCCTGGAGAACATCACTTAa
- the zfyve9b gene encoding zinc finger FYVE domain-containing protein 9 isoform X3, translating to MLSFEHTDEGDNPSLRDTKHHWLNRPCVLVLKDGDVSKPGLGCGQIRPESPSKASSDAPVANRFGPCEEKPSQHPAKLTPPSRLEEGSCTVTAISMWGESCFRESPSPLVLSPAEAAWPEEEEEEEEEGEEEEEEEAAKEQKKKPQELPSKEESVVEEKELEESRLEQQEQSCGSEATGPPSAPSRDQSHDRWSKELQGQFNALRCNGGDEASSKARAAGCEGATGARAAPPPDPDNELSPAGILAKDRGAVLGEVAPVWVPDAQAQVCMKCGVKFTFTKRRHHCRACGKVFCALCSNLKFRLTHLDGKEGRVCVSCHSTLDKRTPPRGRRRVWFADDLLPNKQSESAPTTPVRGVSPLVRRALGGPVRSPVGSPQIRRALRPRGTSVNEACGPYGWGTAALVSSSANLIPLEGLPPILTSTGVKGDYTVEEQPSEMLLIQELESGRPKPLVFVLNANLLAMVKLVNYVNRKCWCVTTKGMHAVGQVEVVLLLQCLPEEKSFPKNIFSHIIQLYRDALTGKVVKHLSLTLFDGSFLGSEEHAGFLYLRATLQSLQGLPLPNQPYLFGLLVHRAEVAWAKAFPLRLVLRLGAEYRFYPCPLYSVRLRKPLFGEIGHTIMRLLVDFRNYRYSLPMVPGLTVDLEAQRTCIKIPTTGYNELMKALNKSNEHVLAIGACFNETADSHLICVQGDDGQYQTQAISIHNQPRKVTGSCFFIFSSALKASAGYLAKSSIVEDRLSKHGLMVQITVETMAELRRSLRDMKDYSVTCGRLDQSDSQELVCVQWVEEKCSVNKGVMSPIDGKSMESICSAKMFQKSEYKENGKIIRWTEVFFLQRGGQPKGGASDSAEHDRLTERIARAFCLALCPHLKLLKEDGMAKLGLRVAFESQEVGFVAGSNGLPLPAQYLNALDSVLIPVIHSRGRKRGDEPIVMEFIFYILENIT from the exons ATGCTCTCCTTCGAACACACAGATGAAGGAGACAATCCGTCTCTCCGGGACACCAAGCACCACTGGCTGAACCGGCCCTGCGTGCTGGTGCTCAAAGATGGTGACGTGTCCAAACCGGGTTTGGGCTGCGGCCAAATAAGACCAGAATCCCCGTCTAAGGCCTCGTCTGATGCGCCCGTCGCAAACCGCTTTGGGCCATGTGAGGAGAAACCATCCCAGCATCCTGCCAAACTGACTCCACCCTCCCGGCTGGAGGAAGGCAGCTGCACCGTGACCGCCATCTCCATGTGGGGGGAGAGTTGTTTCAGGGAGTCTCCCAGCCCGCTGGTGCTGAGCCCCGCAGAGGCCGCCTggccggaggaggaagaggaagaggaggaggagggtgaagaagaagaagaggaggaggctgcaaaggagcagaagaagaagccccAGGAGCTCCCCTCGAAGGAGGAGTccgtggtggaggagaaggagctggaggagagccgGCTGGAGCAGCAAGAGCAGTCCTGCGGCTCAGAGGCGACGGGGCCGCCATCGGCTCCCTCGCGCGACCAGTCACATGACCGGTGGTCCAAGGAGCTCCAGGGCCAGTTCAATGCTCTCAGGTGTAACGGAGGAGACGAGGCCAGCAGCAAGGCCCGGGCAGCCGGCTGTGAGGGAGCCACGGGCGCCCGCGCAGCTCCTCCTCCGGACCCCGACAACGAGCTGAGCCCCGCCGGCATCCTGGCCAAGGACCGCGGCGCCGTCCTCGGCGAGGTGGCTCCCGTGTGGGTCCCTGATGCCCAGGCGCAGGTCTGCATGAAGTGCGGGGTCAAGTTCACGTTTACCAAGAGGAGGCATCACTGCCGCGCTTGTGGGAAG GTTTTTTGTGCGCTTTGCTCCAATCTGAAGTTCAGACTCACACATCTGGATGGCAAGGAGGGACGAGTTTGTGTCTCCTGTCATTCAACCCTGGACAAAA GGACACCCCCGAGGGGAAGAAGGAGGGTGTGGTTCGCAGACGACCTCCTCCCCAATAAGCAGTCGGAGTCCGCGCCGACCACGCCCGTCAGAGGGGTCTCGCCGCTGGTGAGACGAGCGCTCGGCGGGCCGGTTAGAAGTCCCGTGGGTTCCCCACAGATCCGGAGAGCCTTGCGGCCACGCGGGACGAGCGTCAAC GAGGCCTGTGGTCCGTACGGCTGGGGCACCGCGGCTTTAGTGAGCAGCTCTGCCAACCTCATCCCCCTGGAAGGCCTTCCTCCGATCCTCACCTCCACAGGAGTCAAAGGAG ATTACACTGTGGAGGAGCAGCCGTCAGAGATGCTGCTCATCCAGGAGCTGGAGAGTGGCAGGCCCAAGCCCCTGGTGTTCGTCCTCAATGCCAACCTGCTCGCAATGGTTAAGCTGGTCAACT ATGTTAACAGGAAGTGCTGGTGCGTGACGACGAAGGGAATGCACGCCGTGGgccaggtggaggtggtgttgttgctgcagtgtTTGCCCGAAGAGAAAAGCTTCCCCAAAAACATCTTCAGCCACATCATCCAGCTGTACAGGGACGCCCTCACAG GAAAGGTGGTGAAGCACCTGTCGCTGACCTTGTTCGACGGCAGCTTCCTGGGCAGCGAGGAGCACGCGGGCTTCCTGTACCTCCGCGCCACCCTGCAGTCCCTTCAAGGTCTGCCTCTGCCAAACCAGCCGTACCTCTTTGGCCTGCTGGTCCACAGAGCAGAGGTGGCCTGGGCCAAAGCCTTTCCCTTGCGCCTCGTGCTGCGATTGGGGGCCGAATACAGAT TTTACCCGTGTCCTCTGTACAGCGTGCGCTTGAGGAAGCCCTTGTTTGGGGAAATCGGCCACACCATAATGCGACTGTTAGTG GACTTTAGGAATTACCGCTACAGCCTACCGATGGTGCCGGGGCTCACCGTGGATCTGGAGGCTCAGAGGACCTGCATAAAGATCCCGACCACCGGGTATAACGAG CTAATGAAGGCGTTGAATAAGTCAAACGAGCACGTGCTGGCCATCGGGGCGTGCTTCAACGAGACGGCAGACTCCCACCTCATCTGCGTGCAAGGAGACGATGGCCAGTACCAGACCCAGGCCATCAGCATCCACAATCAGCCACGCAAAG TTACCGGATCATGCTTCTTTATATTCAGCAGCGCGCTGAAAGCGTCTGCAGGATACCTCGCCAAGTCCAGCATCGTGGAAG ACCGTCTGTCCAAGC ACGGGCTGATGGTGCAGATCACCGTGGAAACCATGGCCGAGCTCCGCCGGTCGCTCCGGGACATGAAAGACTACTCGGTCACCTGCGGGCGGCTCGACCAATCGGACAGCCAGGAGCTCGTGTGTGTCCAGTGGGTGGAGGAGAAATGCTCGGTGAACAAGGG AGTCATGAGCCCCATCGACGGGAAATCCATGGAGTCCATCTGCAGCGCGAAGATGTTTCAGAAGTCAGAATACAAAGAAAACGGAAAGATCATCCGCTGGACAGAA GTGTTTTTCCTGCAGAGGGGGGGTCAGCCCAAAGGAGGGGCGAGTGACTCTGCTGAACACGACCGCCTGACGGAGCGGATCGCTCGGGCCTTCTGCCTGGCGCTGTGTCCTCACCTCAAGCTGCTCAAGGAGGACGGGATGGCCAAGCTGGGGCTGCGTGTCGCCTTTGAATCCCAAGAG GTGGGATTTGTGGCTGGGAGCAACGGGCTTCCCCTCCCGGCTCAGTACCTGAACGCCCTGGACAGCGTGCTGATCCCGGTCATACACAGCAGGGGGCGCAAGAGGGGCGACGAGCCCATCGTGATGGAGTTCATCTTTTACATCCTGGAGAACATCACTTAa